TGAAAATTGATGCCAAACCAGAAGATGAGAAAACCAAGCCTGATGGAGAAAAGAACATTGACAAAGAcagaaacaaggaaaacagaCGATCAAGATCGACCTCACCCCGCCGGCGCCGTCGAGATCGTTCACCGACACCTAAGCCGCTTCGAATTCATATTGGACGGCTGACGCGCAATGTCAATAAAGATCACATCCAAGAAATATTTTCTGTATATGGAAGTATCAAAGCCATTGAGTTGCCTAACGAGCGTGCCGGATTAAGTCACCTACACCGCGGCTTTGCTTACATCGAATTCTCAACAGCTGAAGAAGCAGAAAACGCGATGAAACACATGGACGGGGGTAAAGTCAAAGCTTTTCAACCATGAATTTAATAATTCcaattcgttttcttttctaggtCAAATCGATGGACAAGAAATCACAGCCGCTCCTGTGCTGATACCTAAAAATCGCCCACCACCACCTAGACGGAATTCACCACCAAGAAATCGACCTGGTCGTTGGGGAATGGGAGGGGGTCGATCCCCACCGAGGTAATTTAAAACTTTCTCTACCTAATTATTCTGGGAATTCCTTAAGATCAGAACAATACCTCAAATTTGCTATAGGTTTCGACGACGTTCTCCTCCGCGTAGACGTTCTCCTCCGCGACGTGATAGAGATAGGAGACCGCCACCACCTGCACGTTCTAGGTCTCGTTCTCGCTCACCTAATCGCCGTTCAGGTGGAAATAATCGCCGCTACAGTcgttcttcttcatcttcgtcaCGCTAAAGGGGATAGACGATCATCTCTTCTTAGCCACGGAAGATGCACGTCcagtactttttttttttttatcactcAACCTTGTGCTCGTGATTCATcttcagattttcttttgcccaTGCTGTTGATGGTGCAGTCAATAGCGAACGCCACGTTTTCCGTAATTTCCTGTTTTGAATGGAATCCTGA
This genomic stretch from Daphnia magna isolate NIES linkage group LG10, ASM2063170v1.1, whole genome shotgun sequence harbors:
- the LOC116933015 gene encoding RNA-binding protein with serine-rich domain 1-A, with product MPDKETGDRKDRKAGEDSGKSKDAGKEKKDSKDTGKKKGRDSSSDSSSSRSSRSSSSSSSSSTSSRSSSSSSSDSRSSSSSSSTSDSSGSSRSSGSLKKHQKKRVPSTDKLKIDAKPEDEKTKPDGEKNIDKDRNKENRRSRSTSPRRRRRDRSPTPKPLRIHIGRLTRNVNKDHIQEIFSVYGSIKAIELPNERAGLSHLHRGFAYIEFSTAEEAENAMKHMDGGQIDGQEITAAPVLIPKNRPPPPRRNSPPRNRPGRWGMGGGRSPPRFRRRSPPRRRSPPRRDRDRRPPPPARSRSRSRSPNRRSGGNNRRYSRSSSSSSR